DNA sequence from the Saimiri boliviensis isolate mSaiBol1 chromosome 5, mSaiBol1.pri, whole genome shotgun sequence genome:
CAGAAGCTATGCCCATAAGCAAACAGGTAGGTGATAAAAAGGGCTCAGACTACAGGTATATTTTCATGATCCTTGGATATATAAAGAAAGTGGAAGAAAGTCTTTTTCTAAGGGATTTATTAACATGTCTTTTATGACACCCATGAAAATACTCACTAGTTCAAAATATCGAACTTTCAATATGCTTGTAACTACATAAAAAAGTTAATAGAGAAGAAATCATTGCCTGTGATAAGCACTGTGGTCTGGTTCTTGAAATCTTTCCAAAATTACTGTGGTGTTTCCAATTGGTATTGTTATCAAAAGTGAGATTTTACAAGAAGTGGGTAACCATATGAACAATGGAATTCATTATTGATTACTTCactaaatatattcattttgtgGCTTCATGACTTACCTAAAACAGGCAAACTTTTCATCTTCCAAAACCATGACTAAGTAAAAATATGACATACTTATCTTTaactttaaatggaaaaattgatacaaatgttattttttcaagtatttttaaaaaaaaatctcaaaatgtttccttgaaaaaatacaaacagaaaggccattttattttctatgaggCTAATTGTAAGCCTGATCTTAACCATGCTTTTTAAGTTCACTTATTAGCTAATAGTAACTCATCAAAGTCAGTTATTAAAATCTTAATAGAGAACAAATTGTTGAAAGttaaacagatgagaaaatactATGCAAgacaaacatttgtaaaatatagttttgtgggttttttgtttttagttttttttggttttttggtcattatcgtttttgagacagggtggtgctctgtcacccaggctagagtgcagtgctgtgagcacgcctcactgcaacctcaacctcctgggagcaagtgatccttccacttcagcctcctaagtagctgggactataggcatgcaccaccatgcctagcttatcttaatttttttttggccaggtgtggtggctcatgcctgtaatcctagcaccttgaaaggctgaggtgggaagatcacctgaggtcatgagttcaagaccagactggccaacatggagaaacacatttctactaaaaaatacaaaaattagctgagtatggtggtgcatgcctgtaattccagctactcaggaggctgagacaggagagttgcttgaacctggaggtggagattgcagagagccaagatcatgccactgcactccagcctgggcaacagtgcaagaccctgtctcaaaaaaaaaaaaaaaagtgttttttattttattcatttatttttgtagataggatctcactatgttgttcagttgggctcaaactcctgggctcaagcaatcctcctgtcttggcctcccaaattgccagagttacaggcatgagccaccatgcctggctgcaaaGTATGTTTTGATATTTGTGATGAGCTAAGATTTTGTGTGTTACTCTCATGTTCAAGTTCTTAGAGGACTCCCAAAAGTCTGAACTTCATCACAGAATTTTTAATGGTCTAAATTTCTGtactttatttgtaaaatcatgcaacttcttcttcttcttcttctttttttttttttttgagacagtctcactctgtcgcccaggctggagcacagtggtacaatctcaactcactgcaacctccaccccccaggtttaagcaattctcctgcctcagtctcctgagtagttggggttacaggcatgtgtcaccttgcctggccaatttttgcattttttaagtagaaacaagtttcaccatgttagcctggtctcgaactgctgatcttgtgatccacctgcctcagcctcccaaagtgctgggattacaggcatgagccccatgcCCGGCTCCTCATGTAACTTCTAAGACTAAATAAAATTACCGGTTTCtgtaagaaaaaatgaacaatattacttttctttgtaaaaacaaaaGCCTAGgaggaattttaattttacaaaaactCAGGCATTCAAATATGCTTAGGAAATGAAGAGAAAGTGTGTTCTCATAATTACTCATTTTGGCAGGAGATTATCtggaaaatttatatataattcacacacacacacacacacacacacacacacacacacatcattcaCATTTTTAGTGTCTGTCCTCTAAAGAGCCCCTCCAATTTCCAGAGCTCTGAATGGGAAAGCAGTTGAAACCACAGTGAGTTGTCAAATTACCAGTAACAGCATTACAAAGATGTGTTAACATGCTTGAAGTGAATGGGGTGGTGATTTATACACTATAAGTAATtgtccctttataaaaccacttTGCAAGTGAATcatgaaagtaaatatttagcATCTCTGAAATAAACTTATCTTAAAGAAAATTAGCAGAGTTAAGTTTGcatcaacaagaaaaataaaacaatttatccATTTAAGTTGTAATGtcaatccacttttttttttgagacagggtcttgctttgtcatttaggctggagtacactgtcactttcttttaaaagaatcattaattttctaactctgtggctggcaaaccttttctgtagatattcagtgaatattttaggTTTACAAATCTGCCTCTTCCACAAAATTTAACTCTACTGCTGGTGCACAAAagtagccatagacaatatgtaaataaatggatgtgacggtgttccaataaaactttatttacaagaaAGAGGTGGTGGGCCATCGTTTGCCAGTTTCCATTCTAAATGATTTGTCCTGTAAGCTCAGAAGGCAGTATAGCTTATATGCACAGTAAAAGATGTTTAGTGCATGAATACTGACACCTATTTGGGAGCTaaaatttcttttcccttttcttccggGCTTTCAGCTATGCACCAAGGTGGCTGGGCAGCCATATACATGTGGCCTCTAAATAAAAAGGTGGTGATATTCAAGGCAATGTGTAAGCAAAGCTTGCTAACAATACAAAGTGACACGGAGGCACGTGATGGAATGAAGTTGTTTAGGAAAGCTGCCTTGTAAAGAGGCGTGAACTTTAAACCCGTGCTGAAAGAATAAAGGCAGATGTGGCCTTGGATAAATGAATCAAAGAGGGAGCAATTGGAAGGACAGAAGATGGGCAAGGGGTGAAGGCAGCAGGGAAGATGAGAATGAACAAACTCTAGGTAGGAATGAGGGAGAATTGCAAGACTTGAGTCAGTGTGGAATAGGGATTAAGAGTTCCGGCTGAGCACAGAGGCTCACCTGTCATCTCCACACTTTAGAAGACCGAGgcgaggggatcacttgagcccaggaatttgagactagcctgggcaacatggcaaaaactccatctctacaaaaaaaaaaaatccccccaaatgaaataaaaatagtaggGCGTgacggcatgcacctgtagtcccagctactcaggaggctgaggtgggaggatcacttgagtgctgatgttgaggctgcagtgaaccatgatcatgccactgcacttcagcctgggtgacagagtgagaccctgtctgaaaaaaacaaacaaacaaacaaacaaaccaccaaacaaacaaacgaacaaaaaatgTCTGGGCTCTGCCCCCTAAATGACTAATTCTGAATCCCAACTCTTCGACTTTCTTAGACAAATTACTCAAACATTTTATGCCTCCGTTTCCTCACtggtaaaatggaaatagtaCTAGCACCTACCTCATAAAATTATTATGAGGATGGAATAAACTAAAGCATGAAAGCGCCTGTAACGGTGCCTGGCATGTAGTCAGAGCTCGGGAAAATGTTAGAGAGTGGGAGTAGGAGACAGAAAAACCACGCAAGGGCAGCTGTGCTGAGATGGTAAAAAAACCTATGGCTAAAATTTCTTAAGTGGaaggaaataatttacattccaccCCTCAATGATACAAAACTCCTTCCAGTAAGAATTTCTACTCATAGCTGCTGCCTAGATATTACTAAAAATTGAAACCCAAGTCCTGAGAACATGGTGTTCTTTCTTACAGCTTTCCTTGGCAACATGTATATCCCTGAAGACATATTGCGATCTATAGATTTCTGAGCATCAGTGTAAAGTGAGATCATTACATATCATGgatagaggaagagaaaggagaacatgGAAtcaaaaataattctcaaatataAGCTTGGGGGAACCAGCAAGACAGCGGGGATCCTGGGAAAAGAAAGGCGAGTGGGAGCGGGTGGTGACAGAATGACTCGTTTCCAACTGTCAGACAGACAAAACAATCAATTGCTTTTCTGGAGGCTTGCCAGACTAATTCATCCAATTTATGGGAAGTTagaccaggcgtgatggctcatacctTCAGTCCCAGCACCTTAGGGGGACAAGGCAGGAGGTTTtcttgaggcaggagttcaggaccaatctgggcaacagagcgagatcttgtctctacaaaaatattttaaaaattagccaggtgttggccggggcagtggttcacgcctgtaatcccagcactttgggaggctgaggcaggtggatcacctgaggtcgggagtttgagaccagcctgaccaacatgttgaacccgtctctactaaaaatacaaaaaattagctgggtgtcttagtgggcacctataatcagctacttgggaagctgaggcaggagaatcacttgaatctgggaggtggaggttgctgtgagctgagatcatgccattgtacttcagcctaggtaacaagagcaaaactccatctcaaaaaaaaaaaaaaaaaaaaagccagatttgGTAGCCAATACCTGttgttctagctactcaggaggctgagacaggagattctttaagcccaggagtttgcagcTACATTGAGCTACacttgtaccactacactccagcctgggtgacagagacctcgACTcgttaaacaaacaaagaagaaaaaaaaaaaagaaaaggaaaagagtttaGCTGATGCAACCAATTCTTTCAGAAACATTTCTTCCaagaagaatatataaataagtcaTCCTAATCTATTTAAAATCCAATTCTCTGCAGATGACTCAGAGCGAACTAAGAATATAGAGAGAAGATTTCGAAACTTCTGTCTTGAATTCCCCCGTTCCCGCTACTGCTTTTAATCTCTATGGTTGAAACTGGGAGGACAAGGTTCACAAAACCACGGATATTGCcaaatttcctttttgttctttcagCCTTGATTTTCCACAACTGGTGGTAAATGGAAGCTGACGGTGACTTGTTTTTCTTCTGATGAGAAGTAATAATAATCATCTTTCCTGTTCATGTCATTTCCAGGTCATTCCAGCAACAATAATGTCCTTGGCAGCAAGAAAAAGAGCGTGCTGCAACAGCAGAACTGGCGTAAGTACAGAGTAGTCGCCGTGGAAGCAGAAGTGCATCAACAGTTACCACTAGCTAAGCGAAGCCACACTGAGTCATCTACAGAATCACAGCGGGTCTCCACTGACGGGGCCAGCGCCTTAGAAATATGCCATTTTTATTGAttaatttagagacagagtcttgctctgttgcccagactggaatgtagtggtgtgatatcagctcactgcaacctctgcctcccaggttcaagcgattctcctgcctcagcatcctgagtagctgggattacaggcatgcacaaccacacccagataatttttgtatttttagtagaaatgagattttgccacgttggtcatgctggtctcaaactcctgacctcaagtgatctgccgaccttggcacctcaaagtgctgggattataggtgtgagccaccatgcctggcctgaaacaaGTTATTTAGGATGATTACATAGACATAGAAAAAgtgagtcaggcacagtggctcatacctgtaatcctagcactttggcaggttgatgtgggtggattacctgaggtcaggagttcgagaccagcctggctaacatggtgaaactctgtctctactaaaaatacaaacatttgctgggtgtggtggcacgcacctgtaatcccagctactcaggaggctgaggcaggagaatcgcttgaacctgggaggcagaggttacagtgagctgatatcacaccactgcactccagcctgagtgacaaagtgagacccaatctcaagaaaaaaaagaaaagaaagaaataaagaagaaaggaaaacaaaaagtgagaaggtttttttgttgttgttccataaACGTTTAGCTTTAGAGTCAGCCTTCTGTCCCTTCCTCAGTCTTCAGTGCATTGTTCTTTCCTCAATCTAAAGGTTTTTCAAAGAAAGGAGAGTCATAAGTCACACCCACAGCTGTAATCAATTTCATAATACTCAGGTGCGATGTTTTTGTGGCATGTATAAAACACTCAGGGAAAACGTACTCAGTTCTCCCATGCAATGACAGACTGGTTTGCTAAGATTAGAAGGACAATTGCCCTTATCCAGTTAAATTAAAGGAGCTGCCAGgtttcctcctccctgccccaaacATTTAATGCCTACCCACTATGTATAGAGTCATAACTAAGTTAAAAGTAAGTTAATATTTACTAACCTAAGTGTCAATCTGCTCAGAACACTTTCAGCTATGTTGTTTTCATTTAGTTCTCTCTAAACCCTTAAGTGGGAAAAAGTAAGATGTCTGTTTTATTGACGAAGAAAGATGCTCAGAGAAAGTTAATAATTTTTGTCAGTGTAGCATAGTGGGTAAGTGGACTTTTATCCAAACCCACTGGACCACCCTAAAATTTGCAATCTTTATTTATGCCATGAACATGACTATTAAGCAACGTAAGGTCTCTCGTAATTCCTTACAGAAGTGGGTAGATCGAAAGCAAGCAGTCACAGTAAATCTGCTTGGCTGAGCTTGAGGTTTCAAAGCAATGGTTCTCAGATGGTTGGGAgcattggccaggcgcggtggctcagtcctataatcccagcacattgggaggttgaggtgggaggatcgcttgaggtcaggaatttgagagcagccttgccaacatggtgaaaacccgtctctactaaaaatacaaaaattagctggacttggtggcccaggcctgtaaccccagctacttaggaggttgatgccagagaatcgcttgaacacaggaggcaaaggttgcagtgagccaagatcgcaccactgcccttcagcctgggtgactgataagtaagactctgtaaaaaaaaaaaaaaaggtggatggGAATGTTAGGATCAtctagagagatttaaaaaatgccaGTGCCTGGGTGGCCCCAGAGGTTCTGCATCAGTATTTTCCGAAATCACTCAGGGTAATTTGGCCAGGGGTTAGAAATACTGCTTTAAAAAGAACAGATACTTCTATCCATGAtggaaattcatatttttaaaaattaccttttttttcctgacatttgACATTTATCTAGGTTTACGATAATTACGTTAATTAGTTTTAGTCAATCTTTGCTCTGGCTATATTTTAGGTATTCAATAAACACTAATTTTCAGTTTCCCTTCCCTGTCACTTTTCTTTATGAACAATAATAATTTGGAATTTGACTTTGTATCTCCTCTCTGTGGTGCTCACAACATTCTTGACATCCTATTTCTGAATTCCTAAaatcaaaaatatcaaaatacttaTATAGGCTTTTCCTCTAGGTTTATCCTCTAAGAACTGGTGTTTAAGTCATACCTGGTGTCTTTGAAGCCTAGATAGAACCAAAACAGGAGACCAGTGGCACAGGCTGCATCTTAGGAGGACGGGAAGGGGCTGACCAAGGCTTGTCCCCTATTTTAACTGTTCTATGCTTCTTccctttttccagtttttaattttgcttctgaATACACAACGGTTTTGCTGAATCGTTTCAGTGAATCCCCACTCTAGGGGAAATACAGATGCCTGGAATCACTTTCTAAAGCCAGGCCCTTTGTAGTGATGAGAACTCAAAAACAGTAcagccgggcgcagcggctcacgcctgtaatcctagcactttgggaggccgaggcaggtggatcacttgaggtcaggagtttgaacccagtctggccaacatggtgaaaccctctctgtactaaaaatacagaaaatattagccaggtttggtggcagggcctgtaatcccagctgcttgggaggctgaggcaggagaactgcttgaacccaggaggcggaggttgcagcgagcccagattgcaccactgcactccagcctgggaaacaaagcaaggctctgccaaaaaaaaaaaaaaaagtgtgtgtgtgtgtgtgtgtgtgtgtgtgtgtgtgtgtgtgtatgaaaataATAGATGGCCAAAAATAAACACTATGGCACTTCTTGGTGAGTAAATTTAATAACTGCACAAGTCACAGTAGCATGGAGGAATCCGGATTTGAATTAGACTCCAAATCCATTACTCTAAACTTTTGGCTGGAAGTATAGTGATTAAAGTGTTTCCCAGATGGCCTGGGAAACAGGCCATGACAGGTTTGTCCATCTCCATGACAtacagttttctcatccataaaatgaaaataataataatatctatctcTTAGGGTTATggaaagaattaaatgagataatatatgtaaagcacaaTGTCCCTCAACATAACTCTATAGTAGCCACCTTATTCTGAATTCATAAAAGGCAGGTCTGAAGAACACAACACACAAATCCTCTAGGAGCTGCAACATTATtccagcaaaggaaaagaaaaagcattcccTTGCTTCATTTCTGCTGATTTTGAAATAATCATCACTGACTAACAACTTCATTGAAACAatataaaagtttctttttctttttttttcttttagagatggggtctcgctatgttgaccaggctggtctcgaactctcaggctcaagcaatctgctctccttggcctcaaggtgctgggatcacaggcgtgagccactgtgcctggcctaagagcttatttttggaaaaacaaacacTAACCTTCATTCCATTTTCTATGCCAAATTCCGTGCCTTCTTCTGCCCTCATGACTGACTCATGAAATAAAGATGTGTACAGTCTTTCTAACATAGTGGCTCTCAGCTAGCGGGTTGTTTTAGTCACCCACCTCCACCCCAAgaggatatttggcaatgtctggagacatttttggttgtcagaaCCGGGCAGGAGGAGGCAGGCGATGGGGTGATAttgacatctagtgggtagagaccagggatgctgctaaatatcccaCACTGCACATGAAAGGCCCCACAGCCAAGTGGGCAGATGTCATTAGTGCTGAGGTTGGGAAGTCCTGCTCTAACTCTATGCTGATGACTGATCACTGCAGAATGCGGGCCATTGGCCATTTAAAGCATCAGGGCCAAATTTAGAGTAAACACTTTGGAGCCAAGAGACCAGACATCAAGACGAGGGTAGTTAAGATCCAGTCAAGATTCTATGAAGTAGAAGTACACAAAACAGGGAGGAACTAGGTCTCAGTggtcaaaagaaacaaatgagcCTCAAGAATATGAAAGCTGAGATTTTCCAGAGACAGTGGCAAGcccaactatctttttttttcagagtcttgctctgttgcccaggctggagtgcaacggcgagatctcagatcactgcaacctctacctcccgggttcaagtgattctcctgccttagcctagctggggttacaggcacctaccaccaaacctggctaatttttttgtatttttagtaggggagAGggtggttcaccatgttggccaggctggtcttgaacacttgacctcaagtgatccacatgccttggcctcccaaaatgctgagattataggtgtaaaccCCCCACCCCGGCCCCATTTCTTTCAGTGAGTATAATCAAATAGCAGAGACTTTGCCCTCTGTCTTTTTGTATCATTTACACTTAATTAAACTGTGATCTTAAGATCTAGGATTTTAGGGtgactagattttaaaaaaagactgcatATGCATCTGAAACTTGAAACAGATAAAAAATGTGTAATAACATGTGCAAATGgttctcctttatttttcagatgtttctttcatcacttttcaGTGTAATCACGATCATTGGTGCTGGGTATTGCGTTGCGATATCCACCCTGGCTCTCTTAGAAGGTCCTTTCATGTGTAATTCTCAAGTCAACAGTACTGCCAATTGTGAATTTTCACTGACAAACATCAGGTGGGTAACCTGATTTTCACTGGCTTACTGTCTTACACAGTTAAACTAGTTTGATTAGACTAATGCAGTACTGAAACAATGCCATGTTTTTATTTGATGCATCTGCTGGGACAAACAGATTCTTAGGAATTTAGTACATTCATGCCAGTTAGCACAACCCCACATAGAAATGGAGGAAGCACTAGATTTACAATGCTCTCAAAGGGCCTTTAGATATTGTCTTAAAGGACTAGTCCACCTCAAATGGCTTAagcttgtcttttaaaaaatctaccgTTACCTATGTgtatgtacattaaaaaattctggaaatttaCACTAGAAACTTAACTTTTATTCttggaataaaagaataaaatattcttttattttatgagaATGGAAATAGAGAATGCACTAGGAGAGTGAAGAGAATATTTACTTTCAACACTTCTGAACTAATTAAAATTGTAAACCATGAGtaaatgttacatttaaaattttaaaaattcaataaaaatgcaataaataaaattcagagcCTTGCCTGTAGGCCCTAAATGGAACAGAACAGCCAGTAGATTCATCCAGACATACTATAAATATACTGCATGCAGGGAATGAATCCAAAATTTAAGTTGTGTAATAACAAATAATACTGGAGATTTACATGTACTTAATAAGTAGCTCATTTTTGTCTCTTAAGATCATTCTGTGACTGAATCTAGACACAATTTGTaaaaactggaaggaaaaaaacaatctaATCCATTAGTGATCTGTATAGACTGCTCAGTTTAGCAAATAACCAGAATTTACTTTTGTAGTtacgtaaaaaaaaaatgtctttctaCTTTTCCCTTACCTTGCTACGTTGAAAAAGAAACGTTCCTCAGAATTTATGTAGCATATTTGTTTTGAATCAAAACCCAaggaaggccgggcacagtggctcatgcttgtaatcctaatactttgggaggccaaggcgggtggtttgcttgaggtcaggagttcgagagcagctggccaacatggtgaaatgccatcactgctaaaaatacaaaaattagccatggtggtggcacacgcctctagtcccagctactcaggaggctgaggaaggagaattgctagaacctgggagatggaggttgcagtgagccaagatcaagccactgcactccagcttgggtgacagagtgaaactctgtctcagaaacaaagcCATGGAAAGTCTCCTTACTGATAGACTTAAAGTAAAAGGCTAAAGATTTCTACCACACATGCTATGCACATTAAATCCTCAGGGAATGAAAGCCCACAATGTACCAGGCACCAGGCTCTAAACTCTGCACATAACAGCACTCAGATATTCTCACTCTAGCTGGGGAGATGGGCTAGGCTAGCCAAGTTACAAGAGAGGGATCCTTGGCTTGCTACACATTTCACAAGACAGACTCACATTCCATGTGTTGAAAATACTGTTGTTTTCCCAGGTTGAATGTCAGTTGCTGGTATCCAGCAATGCAAACGCCCTAAGAACATTCTACCTTACtctacaataaacaaacaaacaaacatacatcTTGAGATAGATGTGTTAGGGCTAAAAGTTTCTCATTTTCCATAGCCCTGTTAAGAACAGGCACGTCActttgacatatttaaaatgtcttttgtgaataaaaattgtatatctgGTTGAAGAGCAGACACAACACTGCAGTTCCACACTAAGAACTGAGCGCATTGAAAGGGTGGCAGGGAGGCTCCTTAGTTTTCGTATCTGGCAAGTAGAAGAGTatctgaataaatgaaatgtaaataggTTGAATCATGAAAAACTGTTGACATTCAACTCTCTCTGACATCTAAAAACAGCAATTTTATACAGTTCAACCTAAGAGAAGATGTGCTATAGAGATGCTTGTTAAATGATGGGCTTATATAAGAAAAAGTTTTATAACCAGTAGAGTATGGACATTCGCTCAGAAACCTCTGTTATCATTTCTGGACACACTATTTCAAAAGCACATTCTCTTTTACTAGTTCTTGTATGGGCATAATGCTACTTTCCTTTGATCGGTGATATTTCTAAATAtctgatttttatcttttgcttttcaGTTACATTCATCCAGAATCCTTCAACTTGCAGTGGTTCTTTAATGACACTTGTGTACCTCCTACTGACTTCAATAACCCCACCAGTAATGACATCACGGCCAGTGGCTGGAGAGCAGCTAGTTTGCACTTCAattctgaagaaaacaaacacaggCTTATCCACTTCTCAGTATTTGTAGGTCTATTGCTTGTTGGAATTCTGGAGTTCCTGTTTGGGCTCAGTCAGATAGTCATTGGTTTTCTTGGCTGTCTGTGTGGAGTTTCTAAGCGAAGAAGTCAAATTGTGTAGTTAAATGGGAATCAAATGTAAGTATCAGTAGTCTGAGTAATTTGAGAAGTACACTTGTTTTCAAAGTCATCTTTCAGGGGACTTAAAAACTCAACCTTTCACATAGAAAGCATGTTGTAAAGGTATAATGCTTTCAAACTGTTGATTGATTTGGGAAAGGTGGAGAGAATTTTCAATTAGTTTTGTATCGTGCTATTCAAAAATTTTACCTCTTCATTCTTTGTGtgtggagaagggagggaagacgAGAAGGAATAGAAGtcattctcaaaataaagtatgagacctttttttttttgagacagtgtctctaaaaaggctggagtgcagtggtaccatctcagctcactgcagcctcaacttcctgggctcaggtgattctcccacctcagcctc
Encoded proteins:
- the TM4SF20 gene encoding transmembrane 4 L6 family member 20, which encodes MTCCEGWTSCNGFSLLVLLLLGVVLNAIPLIVNLIEKDQFSQNPISCFEWWFPGIIGAGLMVIPATIMSLAARKRACCNSRTGMFLSSLFSVITIIGAGYCVAISTLALLEGPFMCNSQVNSTANCEFSLTNISYIHPESFNLQWFFNDTCVPPTDFNNPTSNDITASGWRAASLHFNSEENKHRLIHFSVFVGLLLVGILEFLFGLSQIVIGFLGCLCGVSKRRSQIV